In the Candidatus Izemoplasmatales bacterium genome, GGCCGCTTCGGCGATCCGGGCCTGTTCGGCGGTGGTGACGTCCATGATGACGCCGCCCTTGAGCATCTGGGCCAGCTGCTTGTTCAGTTCGTAACGTTCGTTCATGATGAGCCTCCGATCGATGTCTTCCGTACCATGATTATATACGTTTTCTGGTCATATTGGAATACCCACATGATGATCATTCAACCATACCAGAAAGAAAAAGGAAAGAGGGAGCGTCGCCGCTCCCTCCTGGTTTTCACTTGCTTTTCGGCTTCTCCGACTTGACGAGCGCGATGAATGCATCGAGCGGAAGGGTCGTCTGTTCCTGTTCGCCGTAACGGCGATAGGTGACGGTCCGGTCCGCGACCTCCTTGTCGCCGAGGACGAGCTGGAACGGGACCTTCTGGGTCTGCGCCTCGCGGATCTTGTATCCGAGTTTTTCTTCGCGATCGTCGATCTCGGCGCGCAGGTCGTTGTCGACGAGACGGCGGAAGACCTCCTTGCCGTAGTCGGCGTGGAAGGCGTTGTTCACGGGGATGACCTTGACCTGCACGGGGGCGAGCCAGGTCGGGAAGGCGCCGGCGTAGTGTTCGATCAGGATGCCGATGAAGCGTTCGATTGACCCGAACAGGGCGCGGTGGAGCATGACCGGCCGCTTCTTCTCGCCGTTTTGGTCGATGTAGGTGAGATCGAACCGTTCCGGGAGGTTCATGTCGAGCTGGATCGTGCCGCACTGCCAGATGCGGTTCATCGAGTCGCGCAGCTTGAAGTCGAGCTTCGGGCCGTAGAAGGCGCCGTCGCCGGGATTGATCTTGAAGGGCTTTCCGATCGCGTTCAGGGCGTCGGCGAGGGCCTTCTCGGCGCGATCCCAGGTGGCGATGTCGCCGATGTACTTCTCGAGCGGACGGGTGGAGAGCTCGATGTGGTAGGAGAGTCCGAAGACGGAGTACATGTACTCATAGAGCCGGACCAGTTCCTGGATTTCATGGACGATCATGTCCTCGGTCATGAAGATGTGGGCGTCGTCCTGGGTGAAGTTGCGGACCCGGAAGAGCCCGTTGAGGGCACCCGAGGCCTCATGACGGTGAACCAGCCCGAGTTCTCCGACCTTGAGCGGGAAATCCTTATAGGAATGGATGTCGCGCTTGTACACGAGCATCCCGCCGGGGCAGTTCATCGGCTTGATCGCGAACTCCATGTCGTCGATCGACGACGTGTACATGTTCTCGCGATAGTTCATCCAGTGGCCGGAGATGACCCACAGGTCCTTGTTCAGCATGATCGGCGTCTGAATCAGCTGGTATCCTTCCTTGAGGTGGACCTTGTACCAGAAGTTCTCGAGCTCCCGACGCACGATCATGCCCTTCGGCAGCCAGAACGGGAAGCCGGGACCGTATTCGGAAAGCATGAACAGGTCGAGCTCCTTGCCGAGCTTGCGATGGTCGCGCTTCTTGCGTTCCTCGACCATGAAGAGAAAGTCGGCCAGTTCCTTCTCGCCGTAGAAAGCGGTGCCGTAGACGCGCGTGAGCTGCTTGTTCTTCGAATCGCCGCGCCAGTAGGCGCCGGCGAGGCTCGTCAGCTTGAAGTGGCGGAGCCATTTCGCGCTCGGCAGGTGCGGGCCGCGGCAGAGGTCGGTGAAGTCGCCCTGCGTGTAGATCGTGATGACCTCGCCCTCGGGCAGGGCGGAGATGAGCTCGGTCTTGTAGGGGTCGGCCGCGAAGAGGGCGAGCGCCTCGGCCTTCGAGACCTCGCGGCGGACGACCGGCTTGTTCTCGGCCGCGAGCTTCTGCATCGCCGCCTCGATCTTCGGAAGGTCGCTCTCGGTGAGGACGGCCTCGCCGAGATCGATGTCGTAGTAGAATCCCTCCTCGATCGCGGGGCCGACGCCGAACTTGGCGTCCGGATTAATCTTGCGGACCGCCTCGGCGAGCAGGTGGGCGGCGGAATGGCGCAGGATCTCGAGCGCTTCGGGATCGCTCTCGGTGACGAGCACGACCGCCGCGTCGCGAACGATCGGTCGGTTCAGGTCGAGGAGTTCGCCGTCGACCTTGACGGCGACGCACTTCTTGGCGAGGGACGGGGACAGCGACTGCGCGATCGCCAGTCCGGAGACCGGTGCTTCGTACGAACGCGAGGAGCCGTCGGGAAACACGATGTTGATCATGATGAAACCTCCTTGGAAAATAAAAACCGCCCCTCTGACGAAGGGCGATCTGACGACCGTGGTGCCACCTTGATTCCGGAACGAGTCCGGCGCTCTTGGCCGATAACGCGGGCCGCGGGTCTTTTCGAAGACCGGCTCGGAGGCGGTAATCCCTGGCGTTTGGCAAGACGGCTTCCACCGGTTCCGTCCTCGCTTGTGCATCCCGCCGGGATGTTGTCCCCTTCATTGCCTGATGGGCGCTTTCTTACAACTTATTATATACCATGTCGCCGCGATGTCAAGCGCGGCGCGCCGGTTTTTCCGTCAATTCGAATTCGACCGCGAGTTCGCGGATCCGTTCGTAGATGCGGACCGCCTTCGAACGTTCGACGTCGCCGGTATTCATCATCATCGCCTCGATCAGCGACCGCATCTTCAGGTTCGAGGAGAAGAACGTCGGGAGTTCGTCGAGGACGCGATGCTGCAGGATCGGTCCCAGGACCTCGTCGCGGATGAACGGCGAGACGGTCTCACCGCCGATGTCGTCGAGGAAGAGTGCGTCGACGGTCTTGAGCTGACGGATCCGTTCCTCGAGCCCGCCCTCGCCGATCGACGATTTCAGTTCGCGCACCAGGTCGGGATAATAGACGAAGACGCTCCGGTAGCCCTTCTTGGCGAGTTCGTTGGCCATGCAGGCGAGGATGTAGGTCTTCCCGCTGCCGAACAGACCCGACAGGAACATCCCCTTCATCGGGTTCTTGCGCGTGTAGCGGTTGAGGAAGTCGACCATGTACTTGTGAACTTCCTTGCGAGCCGTGCCGAGCATGTCGAAATCGGTGATGTCGGCCGCAAAGACCTTGCGCGGCACGTACAGGGCGTCGATCCGCTCGGCCGCCGGGTCGGAAGCGTTGTAGCGGCACTTCCCGTAGGCGATCTGGATCTCCCTGCCGTAGAGCGAGAGCATCGGCGTCATCCCCTCGGTCGCCAGCTTGCACTCGTAGAGGCCGCGACAGACGGCGCAGACGTCCTTCGCCTCCTTGAAGACGAGGATGTCGTTGATCCCGCGCACGATCTGGTCGTGGGTCAGGTCGTTCTTCAACACGAAGGCGTTGATCACCGGGTCCTCGAGCAGACGGTCGATCGTATCGTCGGCCCCCGCCGGGGGCGCGATGCCGCCCAGGAATTCATTCAGTTTCTTCATCGCGGGATCCTCCTCACTGGATGGATTTCATGTACTCGTCGAGCCAGTCGATCTTGACGTCCGGCTTCTCGTCCTTGCCGTAGCGACCCGCCCTGCGGGCGGCGCCGGTTTCCTGCTTCTTCTCGTATTCGGCGTTGAGGTGCGTCACATAGTCGACGGCGACGCCGACCGAATCGACGCGGTTGCGCTTCCAGGAAAGGCCGATCTTCTCGAAGTATTCGTAGGAGGGCATGTCGCCGTGGTTGTTCTTGAGCACGTACGCGAGCATCACGTTGACGACGCCCTTGTCGAGTCCGATCTCGTTCAGGAGCCGCTCGACGATCCGAAGATCGGCGATTGCGACCTTTCCGCCCGACATCGTGCCGAGCAGTTCCTTCGGGCTCACGGCACTGAAATAGACCACGGGATCGCCGGTCTCGACGGGATGCGTCGGCGCCGCCTCCGCTTCGATCGGTTCCGGGGAGGTCCGCGCGGACAGCTTGTAGGCGTCGCGCGCATAGGAGGCGAGCTTGGCGAAATCGACCGGTTTGGTCTTGTCGACGGCCTTGACCCAGACGTCCTTCATCGCCAGCTCGTCGAGTCCGTAGACGTATGCGAGGTTGTCGATCTTGTCGCGGACGACGTCCGTGAGCTGCGCGGGATCGAAGAACTCGGGGTTCATGCTCTCGGCAAAGAGCCGGAAATCGAAGGTCGAATGGCGGATTCTGACCGACTTCGAGCGCACCCGTCCGGGAAGATCCTCTTCCGATGCGCCGTCCTCGGCAGGCAGCGCCGGGAAGACCTCGTCGAACGCCTTCGTGACGTCGACGTACCCGTCGCGCGTCACCTTGGCGGTCTTGAAGAGCTTGACGATCCGGGTGTATCGTTCCTCGGTAATGGCGCCGCGGAGGTACTGCCCGAGGACGCCGTCGTTCACGAAACTCGACGGCGTCATCGGCAGGGCGAGTTCATAAAGGAAGCAGTCGCTCTTGAAGGCGGTCGTCAGAAGCCCGACGGCTTCGAGTCTGAACCGCGCCTCCTCGAGCGTCTCGAGTTTGACGTCGAGGATGCTTTCGAGGTCGGCGTGGAGGTACTTCTCGCTTACCAGCGTCGACCGGTTCAGAAGCGAGAACAGCGTCAGATAGAGGGAGAACGCCGAAACGCCGACGAGCGGCTGGTAGAAGAGCGAAAGCGTCTGAAAGTCGGCAGTCGAGAGCATCGTCCTGGCATGGACGAAGAACAGGTCGTTTCTCCGGACGCGTTCCATCATGGCCTCAGGGGTGGAGCGCGACGCCCTTGAACTTCAGGAACGAGTCGAGTTTCTTGTAGAGCGCGACGGCCTTCGCCTTCGGTCGACCGAACCCCGCGAATCCGAAGTAGTTGATCTTGAAGTCGATCCCCGACTCGATCGGCGTGATCTGCGAGACCGTCGCGATCACGTCGAACCCGTTGGCGAGCAGATAGATCTCGCCGTGCGTCTGGTTCACGTCGCGGAGGTCGTACTGCTCCTCCTGGGCGATCCGCTCGAACGCCGCCACGACGTCCTTGAAGGAATTGCGGTAGTAGCGGGTGCGAAGCTGGGCGTCGGCGTGGAGCTCGCGCGTTTCGCAGGTGGATGAGAAAAAGCTGGCGAGGGACATGGTTTCAACTCCTTATGAGCGCGAGCGTCGTCGTGAACGACTCGGCGAGGGCCTTGCGTCCGTCCGCGTTGTCGATCGTATGCGTCGCCCTTAGGCTTTTCTGCTTGAGGGGCATCTGCGCACCGATGCGGCGAAGCGCGTCGGCACGGGAAAGACCGTTTCGTTTCATGAGGCGTTCGAGCTGGATCCGCGGCGGGCACCAGACGGCGACGGTGACGTCGCAGAAGGAGTCGAACCCGGCCTCGAAGAGGAGCGGGACGCTGGCGACGATGATCTCGTCGCCCCCGGCCTTGCGCGCGTCGATCCATGCGAGCATGGCGGTCCGCACCGCCGGATGGGAGAGCGCGTTCAGGCGTTCGCGCGCCGCGGCATCGGCGAAGACGACCGCGCCGAGCTTCGCCCGGTCGATCGATCCGTCCGCGGCGAGGATTCCTTCGCCGAATGCGCCGATGATGTCATTATACAATACATTTCCAGGTTTGGACAGGTCTTTGTAGACGACGTCGGCGTCGAGGACGGCGATTCCCGCTTTCCGAAAGAGACGCCCGACGGTCGACTTGCCCGAGGCGATCCCGCCCGTAAGGCCGACGACAAGGCCCTTGCCGGGCTTGACGACCTGACAGCGCGGACAGAGGTAGGTGCCGCGGCCGCCGACGACGGTCTTCACGATCGGGGTTCCGCACGCGTGACAGGGAAGGCCTTTGCGCATGTGGACGACCAACTCGGTCTGGAACCGACCGGTGACGCCGAGACTCGAGACGTAGCTTCGAATCGTCGTTCCGCCGTCTTCGACGGCCTGGGCGACGACCGCCTTCGCGGCGGCGGCGACGGCGTTCCATTCGGACCTGATCAGATGCCTGGCGAGCGTCTCGGGGTGGATTCGCGAACGACCGAGGGTTTCGTCGACGTAGATGTTCCCGAGTCCGGAAACGATCCGCTGGTCGAGCAGAAACGACTTGACGGGACGGGCGGAAGCACCGCCCTTGCGGGCGAGGTATGCGCCCGAGAAGGCGGGGGAGGCGGGTTCCGGGCCCATGGCCTCGATCGCCCTCAGGTGTTTCTCTGTTCCCTTCGGAACGATTTCCATCGTCCCGAACTTCCGGGTATCGTGGTAGCGGAGCGAACCGCCGTCGGTGAAGTCGAAGACGACGTGCTCGTGCTTCTCATATGGATCCGCAGCCGGTTTCAGGAAGTATTTTCCCTCCATCCGGAGATGCGAAACGAGGGTGATGTCGTCGAGCGTGAAGAAGAGATATTTGCCGAACCGGCCGAGCGCGCGCACCGTCTGCCCCTGCAGGCGGGCGGCGAACTCGGCGGGCGTCGCCCCGTGGACGATCCGGTCGCAGCGGACGGTGACGGACGCGATCGTGCGGCCGACGAGGGCCGGCGCGAGGGTTCTTTTGATGGTTTCCACTTCGGGCAGTTCGGGCATCTCACTTCACCTCGTACAGGTTCGTGCCGAAATCGCCCTCGACCTTGAGCGGGACGGCGAAGGGCACGGCGTGCTCCATCGCGGCGACGACGACTTCGGCAACGGTCGCGCGTTCGGAAACCGGTACGTCGAAAACGAGTTCGTCATGGATCTGGAGGATGATCCGGGCCTTGAGCCCGCGGCTTGCGAACTCGTCCCTGATCCGCACCATCGCGATCTTGAGGATGTCGGCGGCGGTGCCCTGGATCGGCGCGTTCATCGCCATCCGCTTCCCGACCTCGCGGACCATGTAGTTGTCGGCGGTCGCCTCGGGGATGTAGCGGCGGCGGTGGAACAGGGTCGTGACGTATCCCTTGGTCTTCGCGTCGGCGATCGAGGCGTCCATGAAGGTGCGAATCTCGGAAAGCTTGGCGAAGTAGTCGGCGATGAAGGTCTCGGCCTGCTTCGGCGAGATCTTCAGATCCTCGGCGAGACCCCATGCGGTTTTCCCGTAGATGAGGCCGAAGTTGACCGCCTTCGCCTGACGGCGTTCGTCGGCGGTGACCTCGGCCTTGCTGAAGACGAGGCGGGCGGTATGGGCATGGATGTCCTCGCCGCGGCAGAACGCCTCGATCAGGCTCTTCACCCCCGCCATCTCGGCGAGGATGCGGAGTTCGATCTGCGAGTAGTCGCAGGAAAAGAGCAGATGCTCGGAATCGGACGGAATGAAGACGCGGCGGAGCTCCTTGCCCTCCTCGGTCCGGACCGGGATGTTCTGCAGGTTCGGCTCGATCGACGAGAGTCTGCCCGTCTGCGTCAGGGTCTGCTTGTAGATGGTGTGGACGCGGCCGTCGTTCTTGACCGCGATCGCCGCCTTCAGTCCCTCGTAGTAGGTCGAGTGCAGTTTCGTCGCCGAGCGGAATTCGGTGATCTTGTCGACGATCGGGTGGAAGCCGGCGAGCTGGTCGAGGACCGACGAATCGGTCGAATAACCGGATTTCGTCTTCTTGTAGTAGGGCAGCTGCAGCTTCTCGAACAGGATCGTCCCGAGCTGTTTCGGACTCTGGATGTTGAACTCCTCGCCGGCGAGGGCATAGATCTCCTTCTCGAGGGTCGAGGCGCGTGCGGAAAGATCGGCGCCGAACGCTTCGAGCGCGCGTTCGTCGATCCGGATGCCGGCGTATTCCATCTCCGCGAGCGTCTCCGCGAGCGGGATCTCGATCTTCTCGAGCAGGTCGGTCTGCCCATACTCGGCATTGACGGCGAGGATCTTCGCCTTCAGCGAACGGACCGCGACCGCCTTGTCGGCGGCATGACGCCGATAGAGCCCTGGGTCGTCCGGGAGGGCGTACTTGGCGCCGCGGCCGAAGACCTCCTCGTCGTACGCGACGGCATCACAGCCGAAGTGGGCGACGACGGAACGGAAGTCGTCGCGGGTGAGGTTGGGATTGGTGAGATAGCTCGCAAGCATCAGGTCGAAACGGAATCCGGCGGTCTCGTATCCCGCCCACTTGAGCGCGACCTTCATCTGCTTCAGATCGTACGTGTCCTTCGAAACGGCCGGATCGCCCATCCAGCGGATCAGGGCGGGGGCGTTTCTGAACGTCTCGAAATCCACGAAATAAGCGCCGGATTCGTTGGCGATGCCGAATCCGAGGATCCTGGCGGCGTGATAGTTGGCGCCGAAGAGCTCGATGCAGACGGCCGCCCCTCCGGAGAGGACGGGTTCGAGCTCGTCGGCCGACAGGAGCCGGTAGGGTGCCGCGGCGGCCGCGGATTTCGGACGTTCGATCTCGATCTTCTTCAGAAGCGAGTGGAATTCCATCCGTCGCATGAAGTCGCGGATCCGTTCGGGATCGCCGCCGCGGTATTCGAGCTTCGACGACGACAAGGAGTTCGAAAATTCGGTGACGATCGTCGCCAGCCGCTTGGAAAAGCGCGCCACCTCGACGTTCGCCGCAATCTTCTCCTTCAGTTTTCCGGAGATGCCGTCGACCTTGTCGAGGACGTTCTCGAGGGTTCCGTACTCATTCAGTAGTTTGACGGCGGTCTTGTCGCCGACGCCCGGGATGCCGGGAATGTTGTCGCTCGCGTCGCCGACCATGCCCTTGTAGTCGGGAATCTGCGAAGGGCCGATGCCGAGTTTCTCCTTCATCGAGGACGGGGTGAAGACCTCGACTTCGGTCAGTCCCTTCTTCGAGACGATCTGCGACACGTTGTCGGAAAGCAACTGCATCAGGTCGTGGTCGTTCGAGTAGATCTCGATCGCGTCGAACTCGCCTCGATAATGGGTGGCGCAGTAGCCGATGATGTCGTCGGCCTCATAGAGGTCCTGTTCGTAGCGCGGCACGCCGACGGCGTCGAGGTATTCGCGTACGAGCGGCATCTGCGAGATCAGTTCCTCGGGAACGTCGGGGCGGGTTCCCTTGTATTCGGAGAATTCGAGGTGGCGATGGGTCGGTCCCTTCGGGTCCCAGGCGACGAGGATATGGGTGAAATCCGTCTTCAGGAGCTGCTGCATGGTCGAGGCGAAGCCGAAAACGGCGTTCGTATAGACGCCCTGGCTGTTCTTCATCAGGTTCCCCATCGCGGCGGTCGCGAAGTAGGAACGGAAGAGGAGGTTGTTGCCGTCGATCAGGAGCAGCTTCTTCATCATCGCACCTCGTGGGTCATTCCGCCCGGGCGGGCTTCTGCGCGTTCTTCTGGTGGATCAGGAGGAGTCCCTTGAGGATCAGCCGTTCGTCGCAGACCATCGGCTGTTCGCAGAGGGGGTGGATCAGACGGGCGTGGCCGCCGGTCAGGATGACCTTGAGATCGGGGTTGCCGAGATGCTTCTTGACACGTCCGATCATGCCGTCGATCATCGAGGCGTGACCGTACACCAGCCCCGACTTGATGCTTTCCGTCGAGGTCGTCCCGATCAGCTTGTTGGGCAGGTCGATCTCGACCTGAGGCAACAGCGAGGTCTTCGAGATCAGGGCGTTCCGGCTGGTCGACAGACCGGGGGTGATGATGACGCCCTTGAGCCCCATGTTCTCGACGTAGGTGAAGGTGGTGGCGGTTCCGAGATCGACGACGAGACAGGTCTTGGCGTAGAGCTCGGTCGCTGCGACGACGTTGGCGATCAGGTCCGAACCGACCTCGCGGGGATTGTCGGAAAGCACCTTGATGCCCGTCTTGAGACCCTGGCCGAGGAAGAGCGGGGTGACCTCGAACCAGTCCTGAAAGTAATCGCGAAAGACGTCGTTCAGTTCGGGAACGACGGAGGAGACGATCACATTCGTGACGGGCAGGTCCTTGAACAGGATGTTCAGCGTCACGGCGTATTCGTCGCTCGATTTGTTCTTCTCGGTGTTGACCTTGTAGACCTTGTCGTCGAGCGTGAGGTGATTGCGCGACAGGCCGATCCCGACGGTGGTGTTCCCGATGTCGATCAGGACGAGCATGTCAGTCCTCCGGAGACTCTTCGGCGCGGTTGTCGAGATAGGCCCTCAGACGGACCGCGACGACGGCGCCGACGACGGCTGCGATCCCGGCCTCGATCGCGGCGGATACCGGAACGAGCACGTAGACGAGCCATGCGAGATAGGGAAGGAACGATTCGAACAGCCCCATATCCATATAAATGGCGAACGAGGTCCAGAGCATCGAAAGCACCAGAAGGGTGTGGATGACGGTCAGCACGAGGAAACTGACGCCATAGGCAAGATGCCTGTTCTTGATGATGCGGAGGAAAAACCGCGTGACGTCATAGATCAGAAACCCGAACGCCAGACGCGGCAGGACCGACACCCACGGGTAGACGAACAGCGGGCTGGAATAGATGAAGGCGGCGATGAGCGAGACGACGCCGAACGCGAGGCCGAGATAGATCGACATCTTGCGTCCGAGCAGCGCCCCGCCGATCAGGACGGGGATGTGGATGATGGTCGCCTCGATGTTCGGGGCGATGCGGATGAACCCGAGCGACGACGATCCCAGTCCGAAGGACGGGACCAGTCCGAGGACGGCGATGATGGCGATGAAGATCGCGAGCAGCGTCAGTTCCCGGATGCGTTCCTTGTTGCTTCTAACCACGTTCGTTTGCATGTTCTTCTCTCCTTTTTAGGCCGCTTTCCGCGGTCCCGTAAGTCGGATTCGCATTGTGATTCCGTTCAGACGTTCGCCTTGATTTCGGCGATCTTGGCGTCGTCGAGTTCCTGAAGCATCGCCAGAATGACCGCCTTGACGGCTTCGTAGTCGTCGAGGTGGATCATCGAGGTGGTCGAATGGATGTAGCGCGCCGGCATGCCGATGGTGCAGACCAGGACGCCGTCCTCGGACAACTGCACCTGGGCCGCGTCGGTCCCGCCGAGCGACTTGTAGTACTGGTACTTGACGCCGTGCTTCGTCGCCGTCTCCTCGACGAACTTGCGCATGCCCTGATGCATGATGCAGCGCGGATCGTAGAAACGGATCATGAAGCCGCCGCCGAGCATCCCGCCGACTTCGGATTCCTCGAAGGTGTCGGCACAGGGCGAGCAGTCGACGGCGATGAAGATGTCGGGCTTGATCATGAAGGAGGACGTCTGGGCGCCGCGCAGGCCGACTTCCTCCTGGACGTTGGCACCGCAATAGAGACGGCACGGAAGCGCCTTCGGATCGACGGACTGGAGGATGTCGATCGCCATCGCGGTGCCGAAGCGGTCGTCCCAGGCTTTCGAGAAGATCTTCTTTCCGTCCTTCGTGACGGTATAGTTGTTGTGCGGAACGACCTGTTGGCCGATCTTGACGCCGAGTTGCTTCGCGTGTTCCTTCGAGTCCGCGCCGATGTCGAGGACGAAGTCATCGAAGTCGGTCACCTGCTTCGAGGTGCCGTCGCGGAGCAGATGCGGCGGTTTCGCGCCGATGACGCCGGGCACGAACGAGCCGTCGTCGAGGACGACGTCGAGATGTTGCGAGAGCATGATCGGCGCGCTGATCGAACCGATCGGGATGAGTCTGACG is a window encoding:
- a CDS encoding DnaD domain protein; the encoded protein is MERVRRNDLFFVHARTMLSTADFQTLSLFYQPLVGVSAFSLYLTLFSLLNRSTLVSEKYLHADLESILDVKLETLEEARFRLEAVGLLTTAFKSDCFLYELALPMTPSSFVNDGVLGQYLRGAITEERYTRIVKLFKTAKVTRDGYVDVTKAFDEVFPALPAEDGASEEDLPGRVRSKSVRIRHSTFDFRLFAESMNPEFFDPAQLTDVVRDKIDNLAYVYGLDELAMKDVWVKAVDKTKPVDFAKLASYARDAYKLSARTSPEPIEAEAAPTHPVETGDPVVYFSAVSPKELLGTMSGGKVAIADLRIVERLLNEIGLDKGVVNVMLAYVLKNNHGDMPSYEYFEKIGLSWKRNRVDSVGVAVDYVTHLNAEYEKKQETGAARRAGRYGKDEKPDVKIDWLDEYMKSIQ
- a CDS encoding M42 family metallopeptidase, encoding MLKPHYRELVELPGVSAHEKVVRAHVRALIEPLAEEIYQDKLGSIFAGVNLAAKGPKVMIAGHMDEVGAMVSGITDKGYVRLIPIGSISAPIMLSQHLDVVLDDGSFVPGVIGAKPPHLLRDGTSKQVTDFDDFVLDIGADSKEHAKQLGVKIGQQVVPHNNYTVTKDGKKIFSKAWDDRFGTAMAIDILQSVDPKALPCRLYCGANVQEEVGLRGAQTSSFMIKPDIFIAVDCSPCADTFEESEVGGMLGGGFMIRFYDPRCIMHQGMRKFVEETATKHGVKYQYYKSLGGTDAAQVQLSEDGVLVCTIGMPARYIHSTTSMIHLDDYEAVKAVILAMLQELDDAKIAEIKANV
- the mutM gene encoding DNA-formamidopyrimidine glycosylase, with product MPELPEVETIKRTLAPALVGRTIASVTVRCDRIVHGATPAEFAARLQGQTVRALGRFGKYLFFTLDDITLVSHLRMEGKYFLKPAADPYEKHEHVVFDFTDGGSLRYHDTRKFGTMEIVPKGTEKHLRAIEAMGPEPASPAFSGAYLARKGGASARPVKSFLLDQRIVSGLGNIYVDETLGRSRIHPETLARHLIRSEWNAVAAAAKAVVAQAVEDGGTTIRSYVSSLGVTGRFQTELVVHMRKGLPCHACGTPIVKTVVGGRGTYLCPRCQVVKPGKGLVVGLTGGIASGKSTVGRLFRKAGIAVLDADVVYKDLSKPGNVLYNDIIGAFGEGILAADGSIDRAKLGAVVFADAAARERLNALSHPAVRTAMLAWIDARKAGGDEIIVASVPLLFEAGFDSFCDVTVAVWCPPRIQLERLMKRNGLSRADALRRIGAQMPLKQKSLRATHTIDNADGRKALAESFTTTLALIRS
- a CDS encoding type III pantothenate kinase, with translation MLVLIDIGNTTVGIGLSRNHLTLDDKVYKVNTEKNKSSDEYAVTLNILFKDLPVTNVIVSSVVPELNDVFRDYFQDWFEVTPLFLGQGLKTGIKVLSDNPREVGSDLIANVVAATELYAKTCLVVDLGTATTFTYVENMGLKGVIITPGLSTSRNALISKTSLLPQVEIDLPNKLIGTTSTESIKSGLVYGHASMIDGMIGRVKKHLGNPDLKVILTGGHARLIHPLCEQPMVCDERLILKGLLLIHQKNAQKPARAE
- the thrS gene encoding threonine--tRNA ligase, with the translated sequence MINIVFPDGSSRSYEAPVSGLAIAQSLSPSLAKKCVAVKVDGELLDLNRPIVRDAAVVLVTESDPEALEILRHSAAHLLAEAVRKINPDAKFGVGPAIEEGFYYDIDLGEAVLTESDLPKIEAAMQKLAAENKPVVRREVSKAEALALFAADPYKTELISALPEGEVITIYTQGDFTDLCRGPHLPSAKWLRHFKLTSLAGAYWRGDSKNKQLTRVYGTAFYGEKELADFLFMVEERKKRDHRKLGKELDLFMLSEYGPGFPFWLPKGMIVRRELENFWYKVHLKEGYQLIQTPIMLNKDLWVISGHWMNYRENMYTSSIDDMEFAIKPMNCPGGMLVYKRDIHSYKDFPLKVGELGLVHRHEASGALNGLFRVRNFTQDDAHIFMTEDMIVHEIQELVRLYEYMYSVFGLSYHIELSTRPLEKYIGDIATWDRAEKALADALNAIGKPFKINPGDGAFYGPKLDFKLRDSMNRIWQCGTIQLDMNLPERFDLTYIDQNGEKKRPVMLHRALFGSIERFIGILIEHYAGAFPTWLAPVQVKVIPVNNAFHADYGKEVFRRLVDNDLRAEIDDREEKLGYKIREAQTQKVPFQLVLGDKEVADRTVTYRRYGEQEQTTLPLDAFIALVKSEKPKSK
- a CDS encoding ECF transporter S component translates to MQTNVVRSNKERIRELTLLAIFIAIIAVLGLVPSFGLGSSSLGFIRIAPNIEATIIHIPVLIGGALLGRKMSIYLGLAFGVVSLIAAFIYSSPLFVYPWVSVLPRLAFGFLIYDVTRFFLRIIKNRHLAYGVSFLVLTVIHTLLVLSMLWTSFAIYMDMGLFESFLPYLAWLVYVLVPVSAAIEAGIAAVVGAVVAVRLRAYLDNRAEESPED
- the polA gene encoding DNA polymerase I; protein product: MKKLLLIDGNNLLFRSYFATAAMGNLMKNSQGVYTNAVFGFASTMQQLLKTDFTHILVAWDPKGPTHRHLEFSEYKGTRPDVPEELISQMPLVREYLDAVGVPRYEQDLYEADDIIGYCATHYRGEFDAIEIYSNDHDLMQLLSDNVSQIVSKKGLTEVEVFTPSSMKEKLGIGPSQIPDYKGMVGDASDNIPGIPGVGDKTAVKLLNEYGTLENVLDKVDGISGKLKEKIAANVEVARFSKRLATIVTEFSNSLSSSKLEYRGGDPERIRDFMRRMEFHSLLKKIEIERPKSAAAAAPYRLLSADELEPVLSGGAAVCIELFGANYHAARILGFGIANESGAYFVDFETFRNAPALIRWMGDPAVSKDTYDLKQMKVALKWAGYETAGFRFDLMLASYLTNPNLTRDDFRSVVAHFGCDAVAYDEEVFGRGAKYALPDDPGLYRRHAADKAVAVRSLKAKILAVNAEYGQTDLLEKIEIPLAETLAEMEYAGIRIDERALEAFGADLSARASTLEKEIYALAGEEFNIQSPKQLGTILFEKLQLPYYKKTKSGYSTDSSVLDQLAGFHPIVDKITEFRSATKLHSTYYEGLKAAIAVKNDGRVHTIYKQTLTQTGRLSSIEPNLQNIPVRTEEGKELRRVFIPSDSEHLLFSCDYSQIELRILAEMAGVKSLIEAFCRGEDIHAHTARLVFSKAEVTADERRQAKAVNFGLIYGKTAWGLAEDLKISPKQAETFIADYFAKLSEIRTFMDASIADAKTKGYVTTLFHRRRYIPEATADNYMVREVGKRMAMNAPIQGTAADILKIAMVRIRDEFASRGLKARIILQIHDELVFDVPVSERATVAEVVVAAMEHAVPFAVPLKVEGDFGTNLYEVK
- the dnaI gene encoding primosomal protein DnaI yields the protein MKKLNEFLGGIAPPAGADDTIDRLLEDPVINAFVLKNDLTHDQIVRGINDILVFKEAKDVCAVCRGLYECKLATEGMTPMLSLYGREIQIAYGKCRYNASDPAAERIDALYVPRKVFAADITDFDMLGTARKEVHKYMVDFLNRYTRKNPMKGMFLSGLFGSGKTYILACMANELAKKGYRSVFVYYPDLVRELKSSIGEGGLEERIRQLKTVDALFLDDIGGETVSPFIRDEVLGPILQHRVLDELPTFFSSNLKMRSLIEAMMMNTGDVERSKAVRIYERIRELAVEFELTEKPARRA